From Equus przewalskii isolate Varuska chromosome 2, EquPr2, whole genome shotgun sequence:
GGCTGGGCTGCGTCTGCCTCGCGCTGGTGCAGGCGGGTAAGGGGgcccgggcggggggcggggggcgcgggcgggcgggctcCCCTCGCGCCCGGCCCGGGAGTCCGCCgctcccttccctgctccctggggagcCCGTCTCTGCCCCGATCACCGCTCCCTGACCGCACCCCCAGcctcttccctgccttcttgACCCCAGGCCCGTCCTGCAGCCCCTAAACTCCTGcccaccaccccagccctggggtcTAGGGTCTTGCGATCCCCAGTCCCCGCATCCCATTCCCCTgaccccaggcctctgcctcAGGTGCCCTAGCTCCCTTCTCTGGCCCAGGGAGCAGCTGAGGACACCGGTCCCCCCACCGTGGGCCTTGCTCCCtgtccccaaagccctgcagGCCAACTCTGCAGGTCGGAGCGGGATGGGGTCCCAGTGTGGGTGAGCATGTGTGAGGGGGATGGGGCCTGGCATCCTAGGGCTCCCGGTGGGTGGGGGTGGCCCCCTGAGCCTGGTGCAGTCAGGGTCGGGCCTGCCCTGTGGGGCCCAGCCTcatcctcccccagcctctcctgacGCCCTGTCTGTCTCTTTGGCTGCTGCTGCCTCACTCATCTCTACCTCTGCCCATCTCTCCGTGGctcagtgctctctctctctgcttccgtctctgtgtctgtctctgatACCCCACTGTCTGTTCTCTGATTCGGTGTCTGCCACCacctgtctgtgtctgtctgtctctttccgTCTCCACGTCTGGCTTTGTCTCCCCAGCCCCTTGGGCTTCAAGGCCACTCATCTGTGGGATGAAGGGTCCTGCTCAGGCCCAGGTCTTCCCCTTGCAGTACCTGACCCTTGGGAGGGATATAGAGGCTTCTGTGACTCTGCTGCTCCTCTCCTAGAAGGTTCTTCCTTCCCTGACCCCACCGCCCTCATCACTTTCCCTCCTACTCCCTTCTCGACTGCCCCTCTTTCATCCTTTTCCTGTGTCCAGAAGGCCCTACCGTAGTCTTGACTCAGCTGGGGGGCCCTGCTCTAAGTGACCCTCTTCTCCTGCCgcctccccacctgcctcttGGGGCTGGCAGTGTGGAGAAGAGGCTCACCTAGATCCCTCCCCAGGCTCTTCCTGCCCGGGTCACCACGATCCGGGGGGTTCCTCTCTTGAtccccactcccatcccaggGCTCACCCCAGCCTGGCTCTTCTGGACCTCTGggtctttcttcttccctcaagGTCACTCACTTGACATCGCAGTACTGTAGAAAAAGTACTGGACTGGGAGTGTTTTTAACTGCGTTCATCAGACTACCCTTCAGTCCTGCCACCCCAGCCACCTGTGTCTCCTGTCCCCCAACCTCTTACCCCCCTCTCCATTAGATTGGCCCCTGGCCCAGGCCCATCGACTTTAGCTTGGACTCCTGGTAGGGCAGGTAGTGGCCACCAGGGGGTCCCAACCTGGACACAAGGAGCCTAGGGCCTCTCAGGCCTGGCTCTTCAACCCATGAGGGAGCTGAGACCCATGTGCCAACCCCATTGGAGGCCTGGgtttcttccttcccccactgCATGGCCTTCCCAAGGGTCCCCTTTCTCATTTATGAGACAATAGGCCTAGGCCTCAGCAGGGGGTGCTCAGGCTCAGGTGCTGCCTCACCCCCAGACAGCCCCTCCGCCCCAGTGAATGTCACTGTCAGGCACCTCAAGGCCAACTCGGCGGTGGTGAGCTGGGATGTCCTGGAGGACGAGGTTGTCATCGGATTTGCCATCTCTCAGCAGGTAACCCTGGAGGGCCCCTGGGAGGGAAGAACACACCAAGATAGTAGCGGTggcgtggggaggaggggtgcagagagagaacgggagaaggaaagaggagcaaGAGAGACAGGCAGAAAGTCGCACATATGGCTTGAAAGGGGGGCCGGAAGGGAATCAGTCAGCGAGGGAGGGCTCAGGAGCCTTTGATTGGAACCTGGGAATTAAGAGCATGGGCTTGATCTTAGACTTGAGTTTGGGACCTGGCTCCAGGTCTGACTAGGTGTATGGCCTTGGGCAACTTCCCTAACCTCTGAGCCGggctccttatctgtaaagtggagataatggTGCCTACTCCAGAAATGATGGGATGCATAAGTAAGCTTGTGTGTGTAAAGGGCTGAGCATGGGAGCCGGGTGCGGCCTGTGGGTAAGCCCCAGAGTAGGGTGGGGGGCTGGACACTGAGAGCAGCGGCTTTTGCCTTGGCAGAAGAAGGACGTTCGGATGCTGCGCTTCATCCAGGAGGTGAACACCACCACCCGCTCGTGCGCCCTCTGGGACCTGGAGGAGGACACTGAGTACATTGTGCACGTGCAGGCCATCTCCATTCAGGGCCAGAGTCCGGCTAGCGAGCCGGTGCTCTTCAAGACACCGCGCGAGGCTGAGAAGATGGCGTCCAAGAACAAAGGCAGGGGCGGGGTAGGGTGAGGGCTGGTCAGGGCCAGAGCAGAGGGTGGCTCGAGGAAAGCGCTAACTCCCGcatggctccccccacccctgctgcctGGTAAAGCAGTACCTGAGAGAGAGGAGGTTCACACGAGTCCCCCAAGACAGTGGGTCCATCAATGTGGGACTATGGATTAAGTCTCATGGCTGCCACCCCGAGTAGCCATCAGCATGTTCTCGAATCACTTTTTATCAGATGTGTGGCCACCTATAGAAATAAGTGCTTCCTGTCTTGGGCTCGGCCCTAGAGCGTGGCCGGGGGAGGGAAGGAGCCCTGGACCTGGTGTCCCTCTTTCCACAGATGAGGTGACCATGAAGGAGATGGGGAGGAACCAGCAGCTGCGGACAGGCGAGGTGCTGATCATCGTCGTGGTCCTGTTCATGTGGGCCGGTGAGTCTGGCCTCCGAGCCCTTCTTCACTTAACCTCTGGGGAGTGGAGGCCCCTGACCAGCCCCCTTCTCTCACAGAAACGAAGGGTACGGGGCTTGGAAACAGCTGAGAGACAAGGTGAGAAGTCTCTAAGTCCTGCTCTGGGGAGCAGACTTGATCCCTTCTCTAACTCACGCCTCACCAAAGAAAGCGCCTATTGACAGCTGTCTTTTAGGGTTATGTGAGCACctgtccttcccctccctcaggaGTGGCACAGGCTCCAGGGGGTGGGCACATCCACAGCCCCTTTGCCCTCTGGCCATGGCTGCCgcagcctctccttcctcctccaggtcGCTGTGCCTCCAGGTGCTTCAGGCCTGGGCAGCTCAGGGTTGGGACACCCTCTTAACCTACTCATCCTTCTAGACCTGGCTCGGAGAAGGCCTCCCTAAAACCTCCCCAACCCTGCAGCAGAATATCCTCCTGCCTCGCTGCCCCCAGCACACACATTAGTTGGCctcatgtctctctctttcccacttgTCTGTGAGCTCCGTGAGGATAAAGACCAAAGTTCGTCTGTGTACTCAACTCGACCAGCCTTTCCTGAACAGTCCCTCCATTCCAGATAGTGCTGCTACAATCATGACTAAGAAGAGCCCTGTGCTTGCAAGGCACTCGGTCTTGGAGAAGCCAGGCCCATACTTAACTCTAATTCAATGTGATGAGAGCAGCAGAGATGGAATTAGTTCTGGGGCTAGGCGCAGAAATCAGGGAAAACCCAGAGAGGAGGTAACATGGGAATTG
This genomic window contains:
- the FNDC5 gene encoding fibronectin type III domain-containing protein 5 isoform X2, whose product is MQAARGGAGRPGRAGRGLERERQRPPGAGAASACAAPGRPAGGAAMRPGPPRAALRLWLGCVCLALVQADSPSAPVNVTVRHLKANSAVVSWDVLEDEVVIGFAISQQKKDVRMLRFIQEVNTTTRSCALWDLEEDTEYIVHVQAISIQGQSPASEPVLFKTPREAEKMASKNKDEVTMKEMGRNQQLRTGEVLIIVVVLFMWAGVIALFCRQYDIIKDNEPNNNKEKTKSASETSTPEHQGGGLLRSKI
- the FNDC5 gene encoding fibronectin type III domain-containing protein 5 isoform X1, which produces MQAARGGAGRPGRAGRGLERERQRPPGAGAASACAAPGRPAGGAAMRPGPPRAALRLWLGCVCLALVQADSPSAPVNVTVRHLKANSAVVSWDVLEDEVVIGFAISQQKKDVRMLRFIQEVNTTTRSCALWDLEEDTEYIVHVQAISIQGQSPASEPVLFKTPREAEKMASKNKDEVTMKEMGRNQQLRTGEVLIIVVVLFMWAGVIALFCRQYDIIKDNEPNNNKEKTKSASETSTPEHQGGGLLRSKFPNKPSVNIIEA